DNA sequence from the Lycium barbarum isolate Lr01 chromosome 5, ASM1917538v2, whole genome shotgun sequence genome:
AGCTCCGCCTGATCCTGGCATTGGCGCATGCTCTACATCCTCAAACACAGGTTCTCGGTGCAAAGGTCAAGGAGCCAAATAATTGGAAAAATTTGGCAAATAGTAATCACTTTATAATAGACTGTTAATTAGTACTCcctatgtctcaatttatgtggcatagtTGACCATGAATTTGGACATAGAaactttaagttttttgaaataaaatttatatttttagaaactcacgtaaaaaatactataaatcacaataattatcaacttaaaatatttaaaaggcatataaAAATATTTTGGTCAAAGAAAATTTTGATTGACTTTCAAAATCCAAAAGgagccacataaattgggattgGGATGAGAATAGTAATAATTAATTATCATTTCAAAACTTAACTACTTTTTAATacgaaaaataaaatttgaacgAAAATATGGAAAAACTCTTGCCAACGACCTCTGTTCGATCACATAGTTGGAGACACTTGGAGTAGGTTGGGTACGTAGCTTCAGGTATCCCATTCTGCGAGTGGTGCTCGACATTTCCATACTATGCCATATACGATCGACAACACACTGTTGGAAGGGTTAATTTCGTAAAAACCTAAACAAATTTTTTGTCAGGTCCCATGCAGACGTAAATACTCTTATTTAAGGCCACTTCCTAAGACATATCACTTGTTACATTTGCAATGGAGCAAACAAAATCACTACCATGCAATGACAATGACACAACCACATCGCCGGCAACAAATGGGGGTACGAGGAAACCGGTTTATCGCGGCGTCCGGAGACGACGATGGGGAAAATGGGTGTCGGAAATTCGAGAACCAAGAAAAAAATCACGCATTTGGCTAGGTTCTTTTTCTTCTCCTGAAATGGCAGCTAGAGCTTATGATGTGGCGGCTTATTGCCTCAAGGGATGTAACGCACAGCTTAATTTTCCTGATGAAATAGAGCAATTACCGCGACCGATTACTTCCGCAGCCAGAGATATTCAGGCAGCAGCAGCAATGGCAGCAAATGCGGAAATTGTGAAGAAAAAGAATCATGAAGATTTTGGTAACGATGATTTTTGGGAGGAAATTGAGCTGCCAGAATTGAGGGATGCCGGAAGATATCAGTGTTTTTCATCGGAAAATAGTAACTTGAATGGGAATTATTATACCTACTCTGAGGTATGGCAATGGAATTCTTGTGGTGTGATGTTTCCAAGTGATATATAGGAGTCactacccccctcccccccccccccccactcccccccccaaaaaaaagagaAGGAATTATCTATAAAATTGGTTGCTAGTCTATCGCTAAATGGCATGTAGTTAATAAGATTTTTTGATAATTCGTTGCTAACTCATCGTTAAATAGAAATAACAATGGATTTTTATTGTTTAGCGACATAAGTTATCAGTGTTGATTCATGTATATTTTTTAGTGAGTAATACCTTCATAGACGAGTGGAATTGTGTAATTATTAATGTACAAGTTATTTTGGTAAAAACGAGAGTGAATATATGCAATATTACATAGATGTTTTTCAGGTTTGGGCTTTATGCTCAGGTCATTCGTGTAAAAAGATTTTTAGATGACTCTTTCAAGTGAATGCTATTAGTTCATCAGGAGAAGATTTATACTATGTCAGTCAAACAGAATATAAGGTATCTAAGGCGGATTTAGGATTTTGAGGTTTCGGGTGCCATACTATTTTGAAAAACGAATTGATCTATTTTGAACTTCGGTTCGGGTTATTCATTTTTTCAATTTATACAGACAAACCAACTGCCTCATCATTTTGGGCTTCGACTTAATTTTGTTTTAGCTTCGCTTCGGTTTATTCGTCACTTCGATTTAGATAAACAAATCCACTAAACGAAATGatttaataattaaaataactttgAACAAAGCATATAACTACTTTAATAGTATTACTATATCAACAAAAATGTACTTATTTATTATAATTGTCCTCGATGAATTTTCATATTCTCGAGCTATCGTCTGACTCAAGGATAGATAACTAAAATTAGAAGTAGAACTCATTGTAGATGATGTTGGGATTTCAAGAGTCAAATGAGTTATTTTTTTACCGTCATATTTTTCATATGcctttttaatattttaaaatttattaattattgtgacttatagtattttttacgtagtttttaaaTAAGTAAATTTTTATTTCGAAAATTTATAAATTTTGTATTCAAACACACGATCAAAATTAAAAATTTGAATTTCGAGAAGTGAaaaatatcatataaattgagatagaAGAAGTATGGACTATAAAACAGAAGCAAGAATTAATAAAATTTAATAAGTCAATAGTAGGAGTAACTCATAAGGGAGAGCTcataaggaaaaagaaagaaaagaagaaacaaaatagaaaaagaaaagaagaaataaggaaaagtaagaaaagaacagcaaaataagaaaagaatggaagaaaaaatgAGATCAAAATTGGGCCAGGTGGATTCGTCCCAGGCGCTGGGGAAACAACCATTTGTAATTCCGCGTGCCACTTTGTATAGTGATACAAGTTTGCATATATACACACACCGAATTTCAATCGAGGTGTGCGGGTGGCGTGACACTCCTCCTCAGTAGATCTGCCCTTGTATACTACTTGCTCTGCTTAGTGATAGTTTATTAACATaatctctgtctcaatttatgtgacgtaTCTATATTagcataaaattttaaaaaaaattaaaatatatggcCCGAAACACATAATTAtttatgtggctataaattatctcattaaaaataaattaaaattttaaaattaaattatttctctatataaaatatcatcttaatgtCCGTTTGCTTTATGAGTTTCCAATTACAGCACACGAGTAAAATGGATTAGCTAATAGCTAGAATAAATTGGTAATTGATGAGAATCTAGCTAGAGTGGATTCCACTTACGTACTTTTAAGCTCCATCCTAACccctatttttttttccttttccttcggGTATTTAGGTAGGGTTAATTCGTATTGAAAAACCTTCTAACTACTTTTTTAAACTAAAAGTTAGTTCGGATTATATGTACTATATATCTCATGTAACCATTTCTTCTTATGGTCAGTTATCTCCGTGGAAATTGCATCCAATGACATTAGAAATTGGCGGTCTTGACTTTTTTTATCCCTGTTTATTTCATAAAAAAACTTCCAAAGTTAAAACTTATTAAATTTGAAGGTTCCTATCAGGCAAGTGAGGTCAAAAGTTTAAAATCATCCACCGTTAAAATCATTCTTTTATATCATTTGTTATATCCTTTGAAATTTTTTGTGTCCATGCCTTGAAGCATGAGCTTTGAATTAATCCATTTCCTTGGGGCTAAGTGTACCAGTAGCCATTGTagtggaagaaattgcacggtttgtgcTTCAAATGggtcggtctttaatttttgctttcAAAtgaactggtctttaatttttttttcctttcaaaattgaacttatgcaTGCGgaacataagttctttaaggacgCAGGAGGTAGCTCGTGGAATATTATGATGCCACTACAAGAAAAACTATAttttgcaacaattttttttttattgtcatagattgattattgttgcaaaaagtatttttggcaacaaaaaaaaaaaatgcatgaacttttcccaacggctgttattgcaacaacgtgtaacaattttttttttgttgtcaaaagtactttttgcaacaataatcaatactatgacaacaaaattaaattctttggcaacaaaaaaatcatttgccaacaataaaactaagttgttgccaaatgtAAAAATTTTTGTtgcgatttctatactttcttataGTGTgccaaaatataaacttatgtcccACGAAAAAGTTGTTTGCATTAaggggcaaaattaaagaataGCACAAAATAagaacaaaagtgcaaatgaccctttgTAGTGCTGGTGTTTAAAATACATTCAGCATTTTTGAAGTATTTAAAATATAGCTATAACTTAGAGCCAGTTTGAATTCacttattttaggtgtttttaagccaaaataacttTTAAGTACTTTTACAGCGTTTTggataagataaaaaaaaagtgcttttaagcaTTTATTTTTAAATCAAAATAAGCAAAAAATTCTAAGTTAATTAGAAATCCCAACTTAAACAGACTCTTACGGTAGAGATCCATTTTCCTGAGTTTGAACTTGAGAACAATATACTCCCTCCATGTCATAATAAGTGACTTTTTAGGCTTatgcacacctcttaagaaagTGCTCACTTCTAAAAAATTAgaagtgtttttactaacttacccttaagtaaatgcctagaaaaaaagaaaaacttaatgattcttgattatgtaatAAGGGTCATATTGGAAGAAGAAGAtcatttttttcttgaaattcgaaagcaccacttattttgaaataaaatgaaaagtcTAAGAAGTCACTCATTATTGAATGAAGGGAGTAGTAAAGTTTTAATTACTCTTCATTGAATTGGGTTGAATTAAGTTTAAAATATTTTTGGATTTTTGTGCGATTGCCTTTCCTAGAAACAAATCCCAAACTGTGCTCCACCAGTGGGCAATGCTCCTCCTCTCTATGATAAAAGAAGTTCTCCTTGGTACAAAAATAAATTAGGGAAAAGGATCAAAAATGTCCATCTACTTTGGGCTAAAAGTATCATCCCTTagaaatttaaattaaaaataccCATCTCGtcaagttttcaaatatacccttatCTTAACGGAAATTTTCAAATCCCTCAAAAtaatccgatttcatttttaaacccgctcgaTTTAAACCCGATCAACTACATAAAAAACTCATATGCTACCAACTTGTTCTCGAgtcctacatctggagccactagACACAGGAGCAGGTAACCCATAtgggttttttatttagttgggtcggattTAATGAAGcggctttaaaaataaaatcgggtTATTTTGGAAATTTCTGTTAAGACAGAgatatatttaaaaactttaatgacgggaggggtattttttatccaaatttgtaatggaagatatttttagccctttttccaaattagaggggtatttttgaaccTTTTCCCAATAAATTATTGGATTTAGGGTTGAGATTAAAGCATTGTTTATGCATTCACTTTCTTTCTTGTGTGCTAAAAGAGGAGGAGAAGGTAAGAGAAGTGTTACACCGAGTACATTAATTAGTCATATCTTTAATGAACTGTTTATTGAATTTACGGTTGAAATTAAGATTTTGGTTAAAATTAACAAAAGCGGCATCTGGAATGAACTGACTGGTCATCCTCAAAAGTATGGTTTGAAAAGCTTTGTCAATGTTTGATTTGAGCAGACAAAAGTGAAAGCAAACATGGTACATTATCCAACCTGGAGAGCTAGATCTGACATTCCATATTATGCTTTGGAATCCAATGCTGTCCATTGATTGCACTGAAAAGTGTCAAAATTTTACTCTccgtttatttttatttgttcagaaaaataaaaagatagtttatcattttatacttgatttacccttattattaattattgagttAAAAAGTTTAAAAATTTATTAGTTGTTGCATAATTTTTAAAGTAggaaaaagggttaaa
Encoded proteins:
- the LOC132642374 gene encoding ethylene-responsive transcription factor ERF023-like — translated: MAARAYDVAAYCLKGCNAQLNFPDEIEQLPRPITSAARDIQAAAAMAANAEIVKKKNHEDFGNDDFWEEIELPELRDAGRYQCFSSENSNLNGNYYTYSEVWQWNSCGVMFPSDI